The Pyrus communis chromosome 2, drPyrComm1.1, whole genome shotgun sequence genome includes a window with the following:
- the LOC137725799 gene encoding putative nuclear RNA export factor SDE5, whose protein sequence is MEATGSNGASIVTDEMALRGLLEAFGPAFSLDQIASAYCKAGKNADDAAEALALSAPDGGETSRLPVNGIYKKPPYQANGNGNGNGNMNGNGNPGSSKPKYRPVSAGSVSNIIGKHYVKKTAPTPANGSREATKPLKLNSSVLPMSEIWVENDESSSSKDDRLLQDMEDFLFSMLGVGFKLERDRIRQVLDSCGYDMEKSMEKLINLPASTSEKRNELVGKSSEKSADLSLKYKVSSDRKSKNYTEGNRDRASNTKGAEVTEQEKERNDLPKGILASLFGASERTEETPVERPRSTIKAGSRYGAYGHLVAEPPQDFISEYKSAVVYQQHHVEDDADDEDSYQGLRKSWKEYRSTMNDYYQAAVAAFAKKDRDQAYKLLEQGRFFLEKACEVEEKSNEMILKPRNVETQGEIVLDVQECGAKEAIRLLKCQISSFSGISSIKFLKVICDTKEEDISKGSRRRSLILKLLQEESIKWTEGENAGTILIHLDSVNRRQVTFVKKK, encoded by the exons ATGGAGGCCACTGGTTCGAACGGCGCGTCGATTGTCACTGACGAGATGGCGCTGAGAGGTCTGCTGGAGGCGTTCGGGCCCGCGTTTTCTCTCGATCAAATCGCTTCTGCGTATTGCAAGGCGGGGAAGAATGCTGACGACGCCGCCGAAGCTCTGGCTCTCTCTGCACCCGATGGCGGAGAAACTTCCAGATTACCTGTCAATGGTATCTATAAGAAGCCGCCGTATCAGGCAAACGGGAACGGGAATGGGAATGGGAATATGAATGGGAACGGGAATCCCGGATCTTCAAAGCCGAAATATCGGCCGGTTTCAGCTGGTAGCGTCTCGAACATTATTGGGAAGCATTATGTTAAGAAAACGGCGCCGACACCGGCAAATGGGTCTCGTGAAGCAACCAAGCCGTTGAAGCTGAACTCCAGTGTGTTGCCAATGTCAGAAATTTGGGTCGAAAACGATGAGTCTAGTTCTTCAAAGGATGATCGGCTCCTCCAGGACATGGAGGATTTTCTGTTCAGTATGCTTGGAGTTGGGTTCAAGCTAGAGAGGGATCGGATTCGGCAAGTTCTTG ATAGTTGCGGATATGATATGGAAAAG AGCATGGAAAAACTGATTAATCTGCCAGCATCAACTTCCGAAAAAAGGAACGAACTTGTTGGAAAATCCAGTGAGAAG TCTGCAGATTTGTCCCTGAAATATAAAGTATCTTCTGACAGAAAATCCAAAAACTACACCGAAGG TAACAGAGATAGGGCTTCAAATACAAAAGGAGCAGAAGTTACTGAACAGGAAAAGGAGAGAAATGATCTCCCGAAGGGTATACTGGCTTCCCTGTTTGGTGCTTCTGAGAGAACCGAGGAGACACCAGTGGAGCGACCAAGAAGTACAATAAAGGCAGGGAGTAGATATGGAGCCTATGGACACCTAGTTGCCGAACCTCCGCAAGATTTCATTTCAGAGTACAAGTCAGCTGTTGTGTATCAACAGCATCATGTCGAGGATG ACGCAGATGACGAAGATAGCTACCAGGGTCTCCGTAAGTCTTGGAAGGAGTATCGGAGTACAATGAACGACTATTACCAGGCT GCTGTAGCCGCATTTGCTAAGAAGGATCGTGATCAAGCTTACAAACTTCTAGAACAA GGACGTTTTTTCCTCGAAAAGGCATGTGAAGTAGAGGAGAAGTCGAATGAAATGATTCTTAAACCTAG AAATGTTGAGACACAAGGTGAAATAGTGCTTGACGTGCAAGAATGCGGTGCCAAGGAGGCAATACGTCTTTTGAAGTGTCAAATTTCCTCATTTTCTGGTATCTCAT CAATCAAGTTTCTTAAGGTCATATGTGATACAAAAGAGGAAGATATCTCAAAGGGGTCTCGAAGACGATCATTG ATTTTGAAGCTACTGCAGGAAGAATCGATTAAGTGGACCGAAGGAGAAAATGCTGGAACAATACTAATCCACTTAGACAGTGTTAATCGGAGACAAGTAACTTTTGTcaagaagaaatga
- the LOC137726295 gene encoding monothiol glutaredoxin-S17-like: MGGSVKDVQSQKELDSLVHGGSPVVLHFWASWCEASKHMDEVFAHLSTDFPQAHFLRVEAEEQPEISEAYSVSAVPFFAFVKDGKVADTLEGADPSSLANKVARVAGSVNPGEPAAPASLGMAAGPTILETVQELARENGSSQVKVQAQNGPADALKRRLQHLIDSNPVMLFMKGSPEAPQCGFSQKVVDILKEEKFKFGSFNILSDSEVREGLKKFSNWPTFPQLYCKGELLGGCDIAISMHESGELKEVFRDHGIDTTDSAGVKVTEAGSGKGGISASTGVSETLNSRLESLINKSPVVLFMKGKPDEPKCGFSRKVVDILVQEKVDFESFDILSDEEVRQGLKVYSNWSSYPQLYIKGELIGGADIVLEMQKSGELKKVLAEKGIVPKDTLEDRLKKLINSSQVMVFIKGTPDAPRCGFSSKVVNALREEGVSFGSFDILSNEDVRQGLKVFSNWPTFPQLYYKGELIGGCDIVMELKSNGELKSTLTE; encoded by the exons ATGGGTGGCTCAGTGAAGGATGTGCAGTCGCAAAAGGAGCTCGATAGCTTGGTCCACGGCGGCTCGCCGGTGGTTCTGCACTTCTGGGCGTCGTGGTGTGAGGCTTCCAAGCACATGGACGAGGTCTTCGCCCACCTCTCCACGGATTTCCCGCAGGCCCATTTCTTAAGG GTTGAAGCTGAGGAACAGCCGGAGATATCCGAGGCCTATTCGGTTTCCGCTGTGCCGTTTTTCGCCTTTGTGAAG GATGGAAAGGTTGCGGATACATTAGAAGGGGCAGATCCATCCAGTTTGGCAAATAAAGTCGCTAGGGTTGCTGGATCAGTTAACCCTGGAGAACCTGCTGCTCCTGCCAGCCTTGGGATGGCTGCTGGACCGACCATACTCGAAACAGTCCAAGAGTTAGCAAGAGAAAATGGTTCTTCCCAGGTAAAAGTACAAGCGCAAAATGGTCCTGCTGATGCCTTGAAAAGGCGGTTGCAGCATCTGATTGACTCTAATCCAGTCATGCTTTTCATGAAAGGAAGCCCTGAGGCACCCCAATGTGGATTTAGCCAAAAAGTTGTAGACATTTTGAAGGAAGAGAAGTTCAAATTTGGAAGTTTCAATATTCTTTCAGACAGTGAAGTCAGAGAGGGGTTGAAGAAGTTTTCTAACTGGCCAACGTTTCCGCAGCTTTACTGCAAAGGGGAGCTTCTTGGTGGGTGTGACATAGCAATTTCAATGCACGAGAGTGGTGAATTAAAGGAAGTTTTCAGAGACCATGGAATTGATACTACCGATTCTGCTGGGGTAAAAGTAACTGAAGCTGGAAGTGGAAAGGGTGGAATCTCGGCATCTACTGGTGTGAGTGAAACTCTTAACTCTCGACTCGAAAGCCTGATTAATAAAAGCCCTGTTGTGCTATTTATGAAGGGAAAACCAGATGAACCAAAATGTGGTTTCAGCCGAAAGGTGGTCGACATCCTTGTGCAAGAAAAGGTGGACTTTGAGAGTTTTGATATTCTTTCTGATGAAGAAGTCCGTCAAGGGCTCAAAGTTTATTCAAACTGGTCCAGTTATCCTCAGCTATACATCAAAGGTGAACTTATTGGTGGAGCAGATATTGTATTGGAGATGCAAAAGAGTGGGGAGCTCAAGAAGGTTTTGGCAGAGAAAGGGATTGTTCCGAAAGATACTCTTGAAGATCgtttaaagaaattgattaaTTCTTCACAAGTGATGGTCTTCATCAAGGGCACACCCGATGCTCCCAGATGCGGTTTTAGTTCCAAGGTCGTGAATGCCCTAAGAGAAGAGGGTGTGAGTTTTGGGTCCTTTGATATTTTATCCAACGAGGATGTGAGGCAGGGGCTTAAAGTCTTCTCCAACTGGCCAACCTTTCCGCAGCTCTATTACAAAGGTGAGCTGATCGGAGGTTGTGATATCGTGATGGAGCTGAAGAGCAACGGAGAGCTTAAATCCACCCTGACAGAGTGA
- the LOC137722229 gene encoding uncharacterized protein codes for MATPKKWACVAYLLLLSWGVSSAHRAISIGKDKAVLVDRPDSLGFGQMGGGLGGQMGGGFGGQMGGGLGGQMGGDLGGRMGGGLGGHMGGGLGGQMGGGLGGQTGGGLGRQIGGGLGGQIEGEIIGGGIGFNPSFGDGGDQGGGYDGGEGVGSCGDQGSGCGGGYGGGNRGG; via the coding sequence ATGGCAACACCAAAAAAATGGGCATGCGTAGCTTATTTGCTATTACTTAGCTGGGGAGTGAGCTCTGCTCATAGGGCAATTAGTATTGGCAAGGATAAAGCTGTACTAGTTGACAGGCCAGATTCCCTCGGCTTCGGACAAATGGGAGGAGGTCTCGGGGGACAAATGGGAGGAGGCTTCGGCGGGCAAATGGGAGGAGGGCTCGGGGGACAAATGGGAGGTGACCTCGGTGGGCGAATGGGAGGTGGCCTCGGCGGGCATATGGGAGGAGGGCTCGGGGGACAAATGGGAGGTGGCCTCGGCGGGCAAACGGGAGGAGGGCTCGGCAGACAAATCGGAGGAGGACTTGGAGGacaaatagaaggagagatTATTGGAGGTGGTATTGGTTTCAATCCAAGTTTTGGCGACGGAGGTGACCAAGGTGGTGGATACGATGGCGGAGAAGGTGTTGGTAGTTGTGGTGACCAAGGCAGTGGATGTGGTGGTGGCTATGGAGGTGGCAATCGTGGTGGCtaa
- the LOC137726058 gene encoding allantoinase-like, translated as MEALQWRILPLLTMIASFLLFFYFQYPSQQYPKNCSLLRFQHYWIASKRIVTPQGVISGTIEIKDGKIASIVKEEEKHGKIKSENVIDYGEAVVMPGLIDVHAHLDDPGRAEWEGFPSGTKAAAAGGITTLVDMPLNSEPSTVSRETLELKIKAAESRIYVDVGFWGGLVPENAFNASALEDLLDAGVLGLKSFMCPSGINDFPMTNASHIKEGLSVLAKYRRPLLVHAEKVQELESNLGVEDGSNNPRSYSTYLKTRPPSWEEAAIKDLLTLTKDTRIGGPAEGAHLHIVHLSDSRSSLNLIKEAKSGGDSLTVETCPHYLAFSSEEIPDGDTRFKCSPPIRDAANKEKLWEALLEGHVDMLSSDHSPTLPELKLLDDGDFLRAWGGISSLQFVLPVTWSYGQKYGVTLQQLALWWSERPARLAGQKLKGAIAIGNHADIVVWDPDVEFDLDNEFPTHVKHPGISAYLGTKLSGRVAATFVRGNLVFEEGKHAPALCGVPILAS; from the exons CAATATCCGAAAAACTGCAGCCTGCTGCGCTTCCAACATTATTGGATCGCCAGCAAGCGCATTGTGACACCTCAAGGGGTTATTTCTGGAACAA TTGAGATTAAGGATGGGAAGATTGCCTCAATTGTTAAAGAAGAGGAAAAGCATGGGAAGATCAAGTCGGAGAATGTGATTGATTATGGAGAGGCCGTTGTCATGCCTGGCCTGATTGATGT GCACGCACATCTCGACGATCCTGGAAGAGCTGAATGGGAAGGATTTCCGTCAGGAACtaaagctgctgctgctg GCGGGATAACAACATTGGTTGACATGCCTCTAAATAGTGAGCCATCGACGGTTTCTAGGGAGACTTTGGAACTCAAGATTAAGGCCGCCGAGAGCAGAATTTACGTTGATGTTG GCTTTTGGGGAGGGCTTGTTCCTGAAAACGCGTTCAACGCATCTGCTCTCGAGGACCTCCTAGATGCCGGTGTTCTTGGTCTAAAG TCTTTTATGTGTCCATCCGGGATCAATGACTTTCCTATGACAAATGCCAGTCACATTAAG GAGGGACTGTCTGTACTAGCGAAATACAGAAGGCCTTTACTTGTACATGCAGAGAAAGTACAAGAGCTCGAAAGCAACTTGGGAGTTGAAGATGGTAGTAACAATCCTCGTTCTTATTCAACATATCTCAAGACCAGGCCACCTTCATG GGAAGAGGCAGCAATTAAGGATCTCTTGACCTTGACAAAGGACACGAGGATTGGTGGCCCGGCAGAAGGAGCTCATCTTCACATTGTTCACTTGTCAGACTCACGCTCTTCATTAAATCTTATTAAG GAAGCGAAAAGTGGGGGTGATAGTTTAACTGTTGAGACATGCCCTCACTACTTAGCTTTCTCATCCGAAGAGATTCCCGATGGAGACACGCGTTTCAAGTGTTCTCCACCCATCCGCGATGCAGCCAACAAGGAAAAACTGTGGGAGGCTTTGTTG GAAGGACACGTTGACATGCTAAGCTCTGATCACTCACCAACTCTGCCGGAACTTAAGCTTCTCGACGATGGAGACTTTTTGAGGGCTTGGGGTGGCATATCATCTTTGCAG TTCGTTCTTCCTGTGACATGGTCATATGGCCAGAAATATGGAGTGACATTACAACAGTTAGCTTTATGGTGGAGTGAAAGGCCGGCCAGGCTCGCTGGACAAAAATTGAAG GGGGCAATTGCAATAGGGAACCACGCAGATATCGTAGTATGGGATCCAGATGTGGAATTCGACCTCGATAATGAATTCCCCACGCATGTCAAACACCCA GGTATTTCAGCTTACTTGGGGACAAAGTTATCCGGAAGAGTTGCAGCCACATTTGTAAGAGGAAACCTTGTCTTCGAAGAAGGGAAACATGCTCCTGCACTCTGCGGCGTTCCAATTCTGGCAAGCTGA